In Pleurocapsa sp. PCC 7319, the following are encoded in one genomic region:
- the htpG gene encoding molecular chaperone HtpG produces the protein MAVLEKGNITIHTENIFPIIKKSLYTDHEIFLRELISNSVDAISKLKMASLAGEVKGDIAEPQVKIAVDKTNKTISVSDNGIGMTADEIKKYINQVAFSSAEDFIKKYEKNANELIGHFGLGFYSAFMVAQKVEIDTLSYQEGATAVHWSCDGSPEFELVESDRTTVGTTITLTLQDEELEYAEPQRVRQLVKTYCDFMPVKIVLDNEQINKQDALWKKSPQELTDEDYLEFYRYLYPFQEDPLLWVHLNTDYPFLLNGILYFPKLKPDVDFSKGQIQLFCNQVFVSKHCEEIIPEFLMPLQGVIDSPDIPLNVSRSALTNDRTVRRIADFITKKIGNRLKSLYNEDRKKYISSWSDVGTFVKYGAIRDEKFKKQVEDLIIYRTTYQADTVTKEEAPKVEVQSAGDDAWSDISDNQDSASIEPYTTLNEYLERNKEKQENRVIYCSDPSTQNTYVELYKNQGLEVLFLDSFIDANYFIPFLEREYSEVKFARVDSELDETLVEEDKAQEIVDPTTNKTRNEIIKELFEKAINKPRVNIKTQAIKSEDPQGTPPAMVLLPEAMRRMQEMAALMQEKTMAFPEDHILMINTSHPLIQNLLDLNKSTIIQSGDESNSMVNLMCNHIYDLALMSQKAFDAEGMKSFVQRSNQVLTNLTKK, from the coding sequence ATGGCTGTACTTGAAAAAGGCAACATTACAATCCATACCGAGAATATCTTCCCCATTATCAAGAAGTCTCTCTATACAGATCACGAAATCTTCTTGCGGGAATTAATCTCTAACTCCGTTGATGCAATCTCAAAACTAAAAATGGCATCTCTGGCAGGAGAAGTGAAGGGAGATATTGCCGAACCGCAAGTTAAGATTGCCGTAGACAAAACCAACAAAACCATCTCGGTTTCTGATAATGGCATTGGCATGACTGCCGATGAAATCAAAAAATATATTAATCAAGTCGCTTTTTCCAGCGCCGAAGATTTTATTAAAAAATACGAGAAAAATGCCAATGAACTCATTGGTCATTTTGGTTTAGGTTTCTATTCCGCATTTATGGTGGCACAAAAAGTAGAAATCGATACTCTTTCTTATCAAGAGGGTGCAACTGCGGTTCACTGGTCTTGTGATGGTTCTCCTGAATTTGAACTAGTCGAAAGCGATCGCACTACTGTGGGTACAACTATCACCCTCACGCTGCAAGATGAAGAATTGGAGTACGCAGAACCCCAAAGAGTTAGACAGTTAGTCAAAACCTACTGTGACTTCATGCCGGTCAAGATTGTGCTCGACAATGAACAAATCAATAAGCAGGATGCACTCTGGAAAAAATCTCCCCAAGAATTGACCGACGAAGACTATTTAGAATTTTATCGATACTTATATCCTTTCCAAGAAGATCCTTTACTGTGGGTTCATTTAAATACTGATTATCCTTTCTTGCTGAATGGAATTCTCTATTTCCCCAAACTAAAACCAGATGTAGACTTTTCCAAAGGACAAATACAACTATTTTGTAATCAGGTATTTGTTAGCAAGCATTGCGAAGAAATTATTCCTGAATTTTTGATGCCATTACAGGGTGTAATTGATAGTCCTGACATACCCCTAAACGTTTCTCGTAGTGCTTTAACCAACGATCGCACTGTCCGTCGTATTGCAGACTTTATCACCAAGAAAATTGGCAATCGTCTCAAGTCTCTTTACAACGAAGACCGCAAAAAATATATTAGTTCTTGGTCTGATGTTGGTACTTTTGTCAAATATGGGGCTATTAGAGACGAGAAATTTAAAAAGCAGGTAGAAGACTTGATTATTTACCGTACTACCTATCAGGCTGATACTGTTACCAAAGAAGAAGCTCCTAAAGTAGAAGTACAGTCAGCTGGTGACGATGCCTGGTCCGATATTTCTGATAACCAAGATTCTGCATCAATTGAACCTTATACTACTCTCAATGAGTATCTCGAACGTAATAAAGAGAAACAAGAAAATCGCGTTATCTACTGTAGTGATCCTAGTACTCAAAATACTTACGTCGAACTATATAAGAATCAAGGTTTAGAAGTATTATTCCTCGATTCATTTATAGATGCTAACTACTTTATACCTTTCCTCGAAAGAGAATATTCTGAAGTGAAATTTGCTCGTGTTGATTCCGAATTAGATGAGACCTTAGTAGAAGAAGATAAAGCTCAAGAAATTGTTGACCCTACCACCAATAAAACTCGCAACGAAATAATTAAAGAGTTGTTTGAGAAAGCGATTAATAAACCCCGAGTCAACATAAAAACCCAAGCTATCAAATCAGAAGATCCTCAGGGTACTCCTCCAGCAATGGTCTTACTACCTGAAGCCATGCGCAGAATGCAGGAAATGGCAGCTTTAATGCAGGAAAAAACGATGGCGTTCCCTGAAGATCATATTTTGATGATTAATACTTCTCACCCCTTAATTCAAAATCTATTGGATTTAAATAAAAGCACTATTATTCAAAGTGGCGATGAATCCAATTCTATGGTCAACTTAATGTGCAATCATATCTATGATCTGGCATTAATGTCTCAGAAAGCTTTTGATGCAGAAGGAATGAAGTCTTTTGTGCAGCGTTCCAATCAAGTATTAACTAATTTGACTAAAAAATAA
- the rpmB gene encoding 50S ribosomal protein L28: MARKCQITGKKANNAMAVSHSHRRTKKLQGVNLQWKRVWWSEGNRWVRLRLSTKAIKTLEKRGINAMAKEAGINLNKY, encoded by the coding sequence ATGGCTCGTAAATGTCAAATAACAGGAAAAAAAGCAAATAACGCCATGGCGGTTTCCCACTCCCACCGTCGTACAAAGAAATTGCAAGGTGTTAATTTACAATGGAAACGAGTCTGGTGGTCAGAGGGTAATCGTTGGGTTAGATTGCGTTTATCTACTAAGGCAATCAAAACTTTAGAGAAAAGAGGAATTAATGCCATGGCAAAAGAAGCAGGTATCAATTTAAATAAGTATTAA
- a CDS encoding Bax inhibitor-1 family protein has product MSNTSNFRKAMQEAQGQAILGPNVIPNALPYLGGGLVLTALGTYGGLGVIASRPDLFMPTFFGALIAELVLFFVARGVAQQGNNSTALPLLALYSLLSGYTLSGIVFLALSNSGVGIQGVGIAALGCGVTFILGRNIGSNLSDEDGLALTQTVQLGVMALLVVLVGQLLLSFFGVYTPGWLEIAISGIGVALFAGVAVVDFYILPRTYEDEQYLPAALSMYLTYINLFVFILRLLIAINSND; this is encoded by the coding sequence ATGAGTAATACTAGTAACTTTAGAAAAGCAATGCAGGAGGCGCAAGGACAGGCGATCCTTGGTCCTAATGTTATTCCTAATGCGCTTCCTTATTTAGGTGGTGGTCTCGTCTTAACTGCCTTAGGAACTTATGGTGGTTTAGGAGTGATTGCTTCTCGTCCAGATTTGTTTATGCCCACTTTTTTTGGAGCATTAATAGCAGAATTAGTGCTCTTCTTTGTGGCACGGGGAGTTGCTCAGCAGGGAAATAATAGCACCGCTTTGCCGTTATTAGCACTTTATAGTCTTTTGTCTGGTTATACCCTTAGTGGTATTGTTTTCCTCGCTCTTAGTAATTCAGGAGTAGGAATTCAGGGAGTGGGTATTGCTGCTCTTGGTTGCGGTGTCACCTTCATTTTAGGACGTAACATTGGTTCTAACCTGTCTGACGAAGATGGTTTAGCGCTAACTCAGACAGTGCAACTCGGCGTTATGGCCTTGTTGGTTGTCTTAGTGGGACAATTACTGCTCTCTTTCTTTGGAGTGTATACTCCTGGTTGGTTAGAAATTGCTATTTCTGGTATTGGTGTTGCTTTATTTGCCGGGGTTGCAGTAGTAGATTTTTATATCCTCCCCCGTACCTACGAAGATGAGCAGTATTTACCGGCAGCTCTTTCGATGTACCTTACCTATATCAACCTCTTCGTGTTTATTCTGCGTTTGTTGATTGCTATAAACAGTAATGATTAA